A region of Zeugodacus cucurbitae isolate PBARC_wt_2022May chromosome 5, idZeuCucr1.2, whole genome shotgun sequence DNA encodes the following proteins:
- the LOC105210593 gene encoding myosin-9, translating into MQHPRRTSEFHDEPGTATKRNSRSTQMRLSRIARPHSIDRQTLGLPSSAPRGSRTTPQKQMQNVGMTDAPGTGNKYTTKSSRIARPSSGDRQTMGVQGSALRGSRTTPQKTPNSTSKTTTRVLFTAEKQRNAHNDKKWVQERAQQITEHLRETAKPGAVHGLPSDFFARSGCLRQMSTKQFIGIINHFLNYIWGTRFTVGNNYVDDVINIMQKLQYPHQVNKSWLKTPNTTHSFGFVIQLFDFLMDFVPPRDEDEFNDMEFEFEDPEAQSQCSLMQESPDADFTALVLKNSEEGFKLWDKQLDDELYSLQQQTCDVLINKRCGLQGITALDAELEELKNDLCKEQEKRPKISEEEEERCNRLENELKEIQEQIQSTQETLDITINKLTDLQVEKQEYKSEYTHLLKKVEQLQKILSKQTVSVEMRDTYIEELEQLKYTLQRMERTLRDLESKQHHQQVLVSRHKKQLTDQIVKYNDHIRSISCTKLQCDASVLQLPLNPQLEDVKERIQMLETIRASAQNQLQQLMLCKQELDKQALQLNHNINTNLKPKCADLELAIKHAERNSKEFVKQRQNQYATLDAQLHELEERIQQLHIDCKCLKETKNDKKIILEKLEKQNEDFMQRAEQEYKTVADEREANLNEYEAKLKQTNQLLLEFAEEVEQREAMLKRIEEEEVKT; encoded by the exons ATGCAGCATCCACGTCGTACTTCAGAATTCCACGATGAGCCTGGTACAGCAACCAAACGAAACTCTAG GAGCACACAAATGCGTCTAAGTCGCATAGCACGGCCACATTCCATAGATCGCCAAACATTGGGGTTGCCCAGCTCAGCTCCTCGCGGCAGTAGAACCACACCGCAGAAACAAATGCAAAACGTTGGAATGACCGATGCGCCCGGTACTGGAAACAAGTACACCACCAAATCAAGTCGCATTGCGCGCCCCTCGTCGGGAGACCGTCAAACAATGGGTGTGCAAGGGTCAGCGCTGCGTGGAAGTCGTACTACaccacaaaaaacaccaaattcAACTAGTAAAACTACCACTCGTGTACTCTTTACCGCCGAAAAGCAGCGAAATGCTCATAACGATAAAAAATGGGTACAAGAGCGGGCACAGCAAATCACAGAGCATTTGAGAGAAACGGCCAAGCCTGGTGCCGTACACGGACTGCCAAGTGATTTCTTTGCGCGCAGCGGTTGTTTACGTCAAATGTCCACTAAACAATTTATTGGAATAATTAATCATTTTCTCAACTATATCTGGGGTACACGTTTCACGGTGGGCAATAATTATGTCGATGATGTTATTAATATAATGCAGAAACTACAATATCCACATCAAGTGAATAAGTCCTGGTTAAAGACACCAAACACTACACATTCATTTGGATTTGTAATACAATTATTTGACTTCTTAATGGATTTTGTTCCACCTCGAGATGAAGATGAGTTCAACGATatggaatttgaatttgaagacCCAGAAGCGCAAAGTCAGTGTTCGCTCATGCAAGAATCGCCGGATGCGGATTTTACAGCACTCGTTTTGAAAAACTCCGAAGAAGGCTTCAAGCTCTGGGATAAACAACTAGATGATGAGCTATATAGCCTACAACAGCAGACATGTGATGTGTTAATTAACAAACGTTGTGGTCTGCAAGGTATCACAGCTTTAGATGCAGAGTTGGAGGAATTAAAAAATGATCTATGTAAAGAACAGGAAAAACGACCAAAAATAagcgaagaagaggaagaacgTTGTAATCGTTTGGAAAATGAACTTAAAGAAATACAAGAACAAATACAGTCGACACAAGAAACACTAGATATAACTATTAACAAATTGACTGATTTACAAGTAGAGAAACAAGAATACAAAAGCGAATACACacacttattaaaaaaagttgaacaactacaaaaaatactttCTAAGCAAACGGTTAGTGTGGAGATGCGTGATACCTATATAGAAGAGCTCGAACAATTGAAATACACGCTTCAACGTATGGAACGTACCTTGCGCGATCTGGAGAGTAAACAACACCATCAACAGGTCCTTGTATCTCGTCACAAAAAACAATTGACCGATCAAATTGTGAAATATAACGATCATATACGCAGTATAAGTTGCACTAAACTACAATGTGATGCGAGTGTACTACAGCTGCCACTCAATCCACAGCTTGAGGATGTTAAAGAACGCATACAAATGTTAGAGACTATACGCGCGAGTGCACAAAACCAACTACAACAGCTGATGCTGTGTAAGCAAGAACTCGATAAGCAAGCACTGCAGCTGAATCATAAtatcaatacaaatttaaaaccaaaatgTGCCGATTTAGAATTGGCAATAAAACACGCAGAGCGTAATAGTAAAGAATTTGTAAAACAAAGGCAAAATCAATATGCCACACTGGATGCACAATTGCATGAACTGGAGGAGCGTATACAACAGTTACATATTGATTGCAAGTGTTTAAAAGAAACAaagaatgataaaaaaataattttagaaaaattagaaaaacaaaatgaagaTTTTATGCAACGTGCTGAACAAGAATATAAAACCGTTGCAGATGAGCGCGAAGCAAATCTGAATGAATATGAAGCAAAACTCAAGCAAACGAATCAGTTATTATTGGAATTCGCTGAAGAAGTGGAGCAACGGGAGGCAATGCTGAAACGAATCGAGGAAGAGGAGGTAAAGacttaa